A genomic stretch from Falco cherrug isolate bFalChe1 chromosome 1, bFalChe1.pri, whole genome shotgun sequence includes:
- the DRG1 gene encoding developmentally-regulated GTP-binding protein 1 yields the protein MSGTLAKIAEIEAEMARTQKNKATAHHLGLLKARLAKLRRELITPKGGGGGGPGEGFDVAKTGDARIGFVGFPSVGKSTLLSNLAGVYSEVAAYEFTTLTTVPGVIRYKGAKIQLLDLPGIIEGAKDGKGRGRQVIAVARTCNLILIVLDVLKPLGHKKIIENELEGFGIRLNSKPPNIGFKKKDKGGINLTATCPQSELDTETVKSILAEYKIHNADVTLRSDATADDLIDVVEGNRVYIPCIYVLNKIDQISIEELDIIYKVPHCVPISAHHRWNFDDLLEKIWDYLKLVRIYTKPKGQLPDYTSPVVLPYCKTTVEDFCMKIHKNLIKDFKYALVWGSSVKHNPQKVGKDHTLEDEDVIQIVKK from the exons ATGAGCGGCACGCTGGCGAAGATCGCGGAGATCGAGGCTGAG ATGGCGCGGACGCAGAAGAACAAGGCCACGGCTCACCACCTGGGGCTGCTGAAGGCCCGCTTGGCCAAGCTGCGCCGGGAGCTCATCACCCCTaagggcggcggcggcggcggccccggggaag gttttgatgTTGCAAAGACAGGTGATGCCAGAATTGGCTTTGTGGGTTTTCCGTCAGTGGGGAAATCTACTCTTCTAAGTAATCTTGCTGGTGTATACTCTGAAGTGGCAGCGTATGAATTCACTACACTAACCACCGTGCCTGGAGTCATTAGATACAAAGGAGCAAAGATACAG CTACTTGATCTCCCAGGAATTATTGAAGGTGCCAAGGATGGTAAAGGCCGAGGACGGCAAGTCATTGCAG TTGCTCGAACCTGTAATCTTATTCTGATTGTTCTGGATGTGCTGAAACCACTCGGtcacaaaaaaatcatagaGAATGAACTGGAGGGATTTGGAATTCGTCTGAATAGCAAGCCCCCCAAtattggctttaaaaaaaaggataaaggaGGCATTAATCTTACAGCCACA TGTCCTCAGAGTGAGCTGGATACTGAAACAGTGAAGAGCATCTTAGCAGAGTATAAAATTCACAATGCTGATGTCACACTGCGCAGCGACGCCACTGCTGATGACCTAATTGACGTTGTTGAAGGGAACAG GGTTTACATCCCATGCATTTATGTCCTAAACAAAATTGACCAAATTTCCATTGAGGAACTAGATATTATTTACAAAGTACCCCACTGTGTACCAATATCTGCTCATCATCGCTGGAACTTCGATGATCTGCTGGAGAAAATTTGGGACTACTTGAAGCTAGTTCGAAT CTACACCAAACCTAAAGGGCAGCTCCCAGACTACACCTCGCCTGTGGTACTACCTTACTGCAAGACCACAGTGGAGGATTTTTGCATGAAGATCCATAAAAATCTCATTAAGGACTTTAAATA tGCACTGGTCTGGGGTTCATCTGTTAAACACAATCCTCAGAAAGTTGGTAAAGACCATACTCTTGAAGATGAGGATGTTATTCAGattgtgaaaaaataa